One genomic segment of Amycolatopsis granulosa includes these proteins:
- a CDS encoding ABC transporter permease, with translation MTGTSTRRIAGLAALAGAVIAVVLGFLTVGVQASVAPHGLPVAVAVPDHAPPPLRAAAQRLTTANGDALSVRLTSPEQGRQLLDDKKVYGVLELAPGQVGVVVSGAVNPAGTQVAQQALTGAGQALSAAMAQATGTPAAPVRVETVHPASPAGRVAPLAVSILAWVGSLAAGALLVFLGRRSGGRIGTAARLTQIAATAVLITAVAAGFLALWDSSLTPGWDVLGYVLLTAAAFAAVQAALLRLLGIRAMAILGPLYLLAPNVAGQVPELLNPAYRILLWSWTPFRFSTEGIRSLLQGIPGAPDVTTGVWVLGAMLVAGLVVVLWPGRAPRPAPVPAAELQPAR, from the coding sequence ATGACCGGAACATCCACCCGGCGGATCGCCGGGCTCGCCGCCCTGGCCGGCGCGGTGATCGCGGTGGTACTGGGGTTCCTCACCGTGGGCGTGCAGGCGTCGGTCGCACCGCACGGACTTCCCGTCGCGGTCGCCGTGCCCGACCACGCGCCGCCCCCGTTGCGGGCCGCGGCGCAGCGCCTCACCACGGCGAACGGCGACGCCCTGAGCGTGCGGCTCACCTCACCGGAGCAGGGCAGGCAGCTGCTCGACGACAAGAAGGTCTACGGCGTCCTGGAACTCGCCCCGGGGCAGGTCGGTGTCGTCGTGTCGGGCGCGGTCAACCCGGCCGGCACCCAGGTCGCGCAGCAGGCGCTCACCGGGGCCGGCCAGGCGCTGTCGGCCGCGATGGCGCAGGCGACCGGCACCCCGGCCGCGCCGGTGCGGGTGGAGACCGTGCACCCGGCGAGCCCGGCGGGACGCGTCGCGCCGCTCGCGGTGAGCATCCTGGCCTGGGTCGGCAGCCTCGCCGCGGGTGCGCTGCTGGTGTTTCTCGGCCGGCGGTCCGGCGGGCGGATCGGCACCGCGGCCCGCCTGACCCAAATCGCGGCCACCGCGGTGCTGATCACGGCGGTCGCCGCGGGGTTCCTGGCCCTGTGGGACTCGTCGTTGACCCCCGGCTGGGACGTCCTCGGGTACGTCCTGCTGACCGCGGCGGCGTTCGCGGCCGTGCAGGCCGCCTTGCTGCGGCTGCTGGGTATCCGGGCGATGGCGATCCTCGGCCCGCTCTACCTGCTCGCGCCGAACGTGGCCGGGCAGGTGCCGGAGCTGCTGAACCCGGCCTACCGGATCCTGCTGTGGTCGTGGACGCCGTTCCGGTTCTCCACCGAGGGCATCCGCAGCCTGCTGCAGGGCATCCCGGGCGCCCCCGACGTCACCACCGGCGTGTGGGTGCTCGGCGCGATGCTCGTCGCCGGGCTGGTCGTCGTCCTCTGGCCCGGCCGCGCGCCGCGGCCGGCGCCGGTCCCGGCGGCCGAGCTTCAGCCGGCCAGGTAG